A single genomic interval of Helianthus annuus cultivar XRQ/B chromosome 6, HanXRQr2.0-SUNRISE, whole genome shotgun sequence harbors:
- the LOC110888942 gene encoding uncharacterized protein LOC110888942 produces MAEEFYNTFYNAFTSETITEATTVTKTVSNVISESLKYDSVYGNHQRPPKLMNIEDCHWWSTRFENWVKAYAYESWILLTFGYEKPVNDKNELRTNKQFSKIDKYNHSNELKMVTLLQQFVREDILFLLQHGETSKSMWEALKLKVEGGKDIKKNKISLLKREFELFDFMKGDTVRKMIERFFHLKIELERFGINKDREEIIDKLIEVLPHVEDWKTFVIVLKNDAKFDESTLDGLIEKLQSHDLELQKQNKMANSRYQQNVDLYYRRSMLLKNQSPKLGTTFSTDNAGESSKRKSPSYDSGYHSSSTSSKSSSSQNWKDSLNLNLNTDFARQHMCFLASVLESYEGLIAGRIGNPNMTKEDYDHCKQNGHFKRECSNNKADDSVNPFHEDYYKKAIYHRNNEQPSRTNQKQIEEGSSKERKQACVTIQDDEGFNWRNPAVDPEKVDFEALVVAIPTVGVWIKGLEEIPNYRQKVEEGVKKVIYASVEKKKKTVEEIVGESQKMVDEVKKTDVKAKEVVAEKHQVIEEDKNQKAKEATVPETKKEYDGMKLSYHTVKEAYENLKSKVRSLDDRLSACQKTTKFLEARYEGK; encoded by the exons atggctgaagaattctacaacacgttttaCAATGCATTTACATCTGAAACAATAACTGAAGCAACAACCGTGACAAAGACTGTTTCAAATGTGATTTCTGAGAGTTTGAAGTACGATAGTGTGTACGGAAATCATCAACGGCCACCGAAACTAATGAATATAGAAGATTGTCATTGGTGGAGTactagatttgaaaactgggtgaaAGCTTATGCTTATGAGAGTTGGATTTTGCTAACTTTTGGATATGAAAAGCCAGTGAATGATAAAAATGAATTACGTACAAATAAACAATTTTCAAAGATCGATAAATATAATCACTCTAATGAACTAAAAATGGTAACATTATTGCAACAATTTGTTAGAGAGGATATCTTGTTTTTACTTCAACATGGTGAAACATCCAAGTCGATGTGGGAAGCATTGAAGCTGAAAGTTGAAGGCGGTAAAGacatcaagaaaaacaaaatctcTCTGCTGAAAAGGGAATTTGAGTTGTTCGATTTTATGAAAGGAGACACTGTCCGAAAAATGATAGAAAGATTTTTTCATTTGAAAATCGAGTTAGAAAGGTTTGGAATCAATAAGGACAGAGAAGAGATTATTGATAAATTGATCGAGGTATTGCCACATGTTGAAGATTGGAAAACATTTGTGATAGTGTTGAAAAATGATGCTAAGTTTGATGAGAGTACTTTGGATGGTTTGATTGAGAAACTTCAGAGTCATGATTTAGAGTTACAGAAACAAAACAAAATGGCTAATTCAAGGTATCAGCAGAATGTTGATTTGTATTACCGGAGAAGTATGCTGCTAAAAAATCAGTCACCAAAGTTAGGTACAACGTTTAGTACTGACAACGCTGGTGAATCTTCAAAGAGAAAATCTCCGAGTTATGATTccggatatcattcatcttctaCATCATCTAAATCCAGTTCTAGCCAGAACTGGAAAGATTCTCTAAATTTAAATCTGAATACTGATTTTGCTAGACAGCACATGTGTTTCTTAGCTTCCGTTCtggaatcttatgaaggtctGATCGCAGGCAGGATAGGCAATCCAAACatgacaaaggaagattacgatcat TGCAAACAAAATGGGCACTTCAAAAGAGAATGTTCCAATAACAAAGCAGATGACAGTGTGAATCCTTTTCacgaagattactacaagaaagccATCTATCATCGGAACAACGAGCAACCATCAAGAACAAATCAAAAGCAAATTGAGGAAGGGTCATCAAAAGAGAGGAAGCAGGCTTGTGTGACGATTCAGGATGATGAGGGGTTTAATTGGA GAAACCCAGCAGTTGATCCTGAAAAGGTAGATTTTGAAGCACTTGTTGTTGCTATTCCAACTGTGGGAGTTTGGATTAAAGGGCTTGAAGAAATTCCTAACTACAGACAAAAAGTAGAGGAGGGCGTAAAGAAGGTGATATATGCAAGtgttgaaaagaagaaaaagacgGTAGAGGAAATTGTTGGTGAAAGCCAGAAGATGGTGGATGAGGTGAAGAAAACTGATGTGAAAGCAAAGGAAGTTGTTGCTGAGAAACATCAAGTGATTGAAGAAGATAAGAATCAAAAGGCGAAAGAAGCCACGGTGCCAGAAACTAAG AAAGAATATGATGGAATGAAATTGTCATATCATACTGTGAAAGAAGCTTATGAAAATTTGAAGAGTAAAGTTAGAAGTTTAGATGATAGATTGTCGGCTTGTCAAAAGACAactaaatttcttgaagctagATATGAAGGAAAATAA